Proteins from a genomic interval of Kitasatospora kifunensis:
- a CDS encoding APC family permease, with protein MRSEELGETLLPKRLALPIFASDPLSSVAYATEEILLVLTVGGTAFLYLTPWIAAGVVALMAVVVLSYRQVVHAYPDGGGSYEVVTQNLGARSGLVVAASLMVDYVMTVAVSVASGVDNIISAFPSIGDARVPMACGFVALLAAMNLRGVRESGKAFAAPTYMFIFGILLMVITGFIKMAFGHTPVASSAHYAIMPTDHNGTLAGIALLMLGLKAFASGCTALTGVEAISNGVPAFRKPKSKNAATTMAVMGITAVVMFVGITALALVAKVHKTTDTCQLVGYPGDCHTASQPTVIAQLASSIFGGDHSVLFYFIQAATALVLILAANTAFNGFPLLASILAQHRYLPRQFHTRGDRLAFSNGIIALAVVNILLLWGYKANVSNLIHLYILGVFTSFTLSQIGMVRHWNEVLGTTSDPSVRARAQRSRVINAFGACVTGLVFVIVMATKFLEGAWLAVLAAIVLFTMMRGIRRHYDAVAEELTVDDPHAEAVRPSKVHGIVLVSKVHKPTLRALGYAEAFRPDTLEAVSVAVEKESIDELKEQWNEFDIRVPLKVLDSPYREITKPVVAYVRSVRRTSPRDAVAVFIPEYVVGHWWEHFLHNQSALWLKSRLLFTPGVMVISVPWQLSSAPRADHPARRGPGAMRRGEPAAKNRSKERDKIVAPENV; from the coding sequence ATGCGCAGCGAGGAGCTGGGCGAGACGCTGCTCCCCAAGCGGCTGGCCCTGCCGATCTTCGCTTCCGACCCGCTCTCCTCGGTGGCCTACGCCACCGAGGAGATCCTGCTGGTGCTCACCGTCGGCGGCACCGCCTTCCTCTACCTCACCCCGTGGATCGCGGCCGGGGTGGTGGCGCTGATGGCGGTGGTGGTGCTCTCCTACCGGCAGGTCGTGCACGCCTACCCGGATGGCGGCGGCTCGTACGAGGTGGTCACGCAGAACCTCGGCGCCAGGTCCGGGCTGGTGGTGGCCGCCTCGCTGATGGTCGACTACGTGATGACCGTCGCGGTCTCGGTCGCCTCCGGCGTGGACAACATCATCTCGGCCTTCCCGAGCATCGGTGACGCCCGGGTGCCGATGGCCTGCGGCTTCGTCGCCCTGCTGGCCGCGATGAACCTGCGCGGTGTCCGCGAGTCGGGCAAGGCCTTCGCGGCGCCGACGTACATGTTCATCTTCGGCATCCTGCTGATGGTGATCACCGGCTTCATCAAGATGGCCTTCGGGCACACGCCGGTGGCCTCCAGTGCCCACTACGCGATCATGCCCACCGACCACAACGGGACCCTGGCCGGGATCGCGCTGCTGATGCTGGGTCTGAAGGCCTTCGCCTCCGGCTGTACCGCGCTGACCGGTGTCGAGGCGATCTCCAACGGCGTGCCGGCCTTCCGAAAGCCCAAGTCGAAGAACGCGGCCACCACGATGGCCGTCATGGGCATCACCGCCGTGGTGATGTTCGTCGGCATCACCGCGCTGGCGCTGGTCGCCAAGGTGCACAAGACCACCGACACCTGCCAGTTGGTGGGCTACCCGGGCGACTGCCACACCGCCTCGCAGCCCACCGTGATCGCGCAGCTGGCCTCCTCGATCTTCGGTGGGGACCACAGCGTCCTCTTCTACTTCATCCAGGCAGCCACCGCTCTGGTGCTGATCCTGGCCGCCAACACCGCCTTCAACGGGTTCCCGCTGCTCGCCTCGATCCTGGCCCAGCACCGCTACCTGCCCCGGCAGTTCCACACCCGCGGCGACCGCCTCGCCTTCTCCAACGGCATCATCGCGCTGGCCGTGGTGAACATCCTGCTGCTCTGGGGCTACAAGGCGAACGTCTCCAACCTGATCCACCTGTACATCCTGGGCGTGTTCACCTCCTTCACGCTCTCCCAGATCGGCATGGTGCGGCACTGGAACGAGGTGCTCGGCACCACGAGCGACCCGTCGGTGCGGGCCCGCGCGCAGCGCTCCCGGGTGATCAACGCCTTCGGCGCCTGCGTCACCGGCCTGGTCTTCGTGATCGTCATGGCCACCAAGTTCCTTGAGGGCGCCTGGCTCGCGGTGCTCGCCGCGATCGTGCTCTTCACGATGATGCGCGGCATCCGCCGTCACTACGACGCGGTCGCCGAGGAGTTGACGGTGGACGACCCGCACGCCGAGGCGGTGCGCCCGTCCAAGGTGCACGGCATCGTGCTGGTCTCCAAGGTGCACAAGCCCACCCTGCGGGCGTTGGGCTACGCCGAGGCTTTCCGCCCCGACACCCTGGAGGCGGTCAGCGTCGCGGTGGAGAAGGAGTCCATCGACGAACTCAAGGAGCAGTGGAACGAGTTCGACATCCGGGTGCCGCTCAAGGTGCTGGACTCGCCCTACCGTGAGATCACCAAGCCGGTGGTGGCCTACGTCCGTTCGGTGCGCCGCACCAGCCCCCGGGACGCCGTCGCGGTCTTCATCCCGGAGTACGTGGTGGGCCACTGGTGGGAGCACTTCCTGCACAACCAGTCCGCGCTCTGGCTCAAGAGCCGACTGCTCTTCACCCCCGGCGTGATGGTGATCAGCGTGCCCTGGCAGCTCTCCTCGGCGCCGCGTGCCGACCACCCGGCGCGCCGGGGGCCCGGTGCGATGCGCCGCGGCGAGCCGGCCGCCAAGAACCGCAGCAAGGAGCGCGACAAGATCGTCGCGCCGGAGAACGTGTAG
- the kdpF gene encoding K(+)-transporting ATPase subunit F, with translation MSVENLAGLIVAVVLVGYLVVALIYPEKF, from the coding sequence GTGAGCGTCGAGAATCTCGCAGGTCTCATCGTCGCTGTCGTCCTCGTCGGCTACCTCGTCGTGGCGTTGATCTACCCGGAGAAGTTCTGA
- the kdpA gene encoding potassium-transporting ATPase subunit KdpA, which yields MSSTLAGWLQALALVGALALCYRPLGDYIAKLLTTAKHLRVERGIYKVIGVDGDADQRWPSYLRSVLAFSVVGILFLYGLQRVQNHLMLSLGFKAVGQHSAWNTAISFVTNTNWQDYSGEATLGHVVQMSGLAVQNFVSAAVGIAVVATLIRGFTRSKTDRVGNFWVDLTRINLRLLLPLSIVFALVLVSQGLIQNFHGFHDITTITGDTQSIPGGPVASQEVIKELGTNGGGFFGANSAHPFENATGFTNWLEIFLLLVISFSLPRTFGKMVGDNRQGYAIVSVMALFWTASAALMTFFETHGGGVALKAAGAAMEGKEVRFGVWATSLFASSTTLTSTGAVDGAHDSLTPGGGGVALFDMMLGEIAPGGTGSGLYGMLVLAIVAVFVAGLMVGRTPEYLGKKLGGREMKFASLYILTTPAIVLIGTGLAMALGGERANMGNDGAHGFSEVLYAFTSAANNNGSAFGGLTVTSPWWDTALGLAMVFGRFLPIIFVLALSGSLAQQQPVPATKGTLPTHKPLFVGLLSGVVLIVVGLTYFPALALGPIAEGLH from the coding sequence ATGAGCTCCACTCTCGCGGGCTGGCTGCAGGCCCTCGCCCTGGTGGGCGCCTTGGCCCTGTGCTACCGGCCGTTGGGCGACTACATCGCCAAGCTCCTCACCACCGCCAAGCACCTTCGGGTCGAGCGCGGCATCTACAAGGTCATCGGGGTCGACGGTGATGCCGACCAGCGTTGGCCGTCCTACCTCCGCTCGGTGCTGGCCTTCTCGGTCGTCGGCATCCTCTTCCTCTACGGCCTGCAGCGGGTCCAGAACCACCTGATGCTCAGCCTCGGCTTCAAGGCCGTCGGTCAGCACAGCGCCTGGAACACCGCCATCTCCTTCGTGACCAACACGAACTGGCAGGACTACAGCGGCGAGGCCACCCTGGGCCACGTGGTCCAGATGAGCGGCCTGGCGGTGCAGAACTTCGTCTCCGCCGCCGTCGGCATCGCGGTGGTGGCCACCCTGATCCGCGGCTTCACGCGCAGCAAGACCGACCGGGTCGGCAACTTCTGGGTGGACCTCACCCGGATCAACCTGCGCCTGCTGCTGCCGCTGTCGATCGTCTTCGCGCTGGTCCTGGTCAGCCAGGGCCTGATCCAGAACTTCCACGGCTTCCACGACATCACCACGATCACCGGCGACACCCAGTCGATCCCCGGCGGCCCGGTGGCCTCGCAGGAGGTCATCAAGGAGCTGGGCACCAACGGTGGTGGCTTCTTCGGCGCCAACTCGGCCCACCCGTTCGAGAACGCGACCGGTTTCACCAACTGGCTGGAGATCTTCCTGCTGCTGGTGATCTCCTTCTCGCTGCCGCGCACCTTCGGCAAGATGGTCGGCGACAACCGCCAGGGCTACGCGATCGTCTCCGTGATGGCGCTGTTCTGGACGGCCTCGGCCGCGCTGATGACCTTCTTCGAGACCCACGGCGGCGGCGTTGCCCTGAAGGCTGCCGGTGCCGCGATGGAGGGCAAGGAGGTCCGCTTCGGAGTCTGGGCCACCAGCCTCTTCGCCTCCTCCACCACGCTGACCTCCACCGGTGCGGTCGACGGTGCGCATGACTCGCTCACCCCGGGCGGCGGTGGCGTGGCGCTCTTCGACATGATGCTCGGTGAGATCGCTCCCGGTGGTACCGGCTCCGGCCTCTACGGCATGCTGGTGCTGGCCATCGTGGCGGTCTTCGTCGCCGGTCTGATGGTCGGCCGCACGCCCGAGTACCTGGGCAAGAAGCTCGGCGGCCGGGAGATGAAGTTCGCCTCCCTCTACATCCTCACCACCCCGGCGATCGTGCTGATCGGCACCGGTCTGGCGATGGCGCTGGGCGGCGAGCGGGCCAACATGGGCAACGACGGCGCCCACGGCTTCTCCGAGGTGCTCTACGCCTTCACGTCAGCGGCGAACAACAACGGGTCCGCCTTCGGCGGCCTGACGGTGACCTCGCCCTGGTGGGACACCGCGCTCGGCCTCGCGATGGTCTTCGGCCGATTCCTGCCGATCATCTTCGTGCTGGCGCTGTCGGGTTCGCTCGCGCAGCAGCAGCCGGTCCCCGCCACCAAGGGCACCCTGCCCACTCACAAGCCTCTCTTCGTGGGCCTGCTGTCGGGCGTTGTCCTGATCGTGGTTGGCCTCACCTACTTCCCGGCCCTGGCTCTCGGGCCGATCGCGGAAGGTCTGCACTGA
- the kdpB gene encoding potassium-transporting ATPase subunit KdpB, translating into MSSTLTPAPVDQAQAAEQPHRVSSGLLDPKLIIASLPDAVKKLDPRVMIKNPVMFVVEVGSVVTTIDAIAKPSVFAWAITVWLWLTVIFANLAEAVAEGRGKAQADTLRRTKTETMARRLVNWPTSQAEEEVAGTELRLGDHVVVEAGQIIPGDGDVVEGVASVDESAITGESAPVIRESGGDRSAVTGGTKVLSDKIVVKIASEPGKSFIDRMIALVEGAARQKTPNEIALNILLASLTIVFLVTVAALQPMAAFAGAPQTLIVLVSLVVALIPTTIGALLSAIGIAGMDRLVQRNVLAMSGRAVEAAGDVNTLLLDKTGTITLGNRQAAEFLPATGVESDELADAAQLSSLADETPEGRSIVVLAKTEYGLRARAQGELTNATWVPFTAQTRMSGVDLDEADGIHSVRKGAAGSVTRWVAENGGTVGDDIAQLVDGISAAGGTPLVVANKIGNAPARALGVIYLKDVVKEGMKERFDELRRMGIKTIMITGDNPLTAKAIAEEAGVDDFLAEATPEDKMALIKKEQEGGKLVAMTGDGTNDAPALAQADVGVAMNTGTMAAKEAGNMVDLDSNPTKLIEIVEIGKQLLITRGALTTFSIANDVAKYFAIIPAMFASVYPGLQHLNIMDLHSPKSAITSAIIFNALVIIGLIPLALRGVKYRPSDASSLLRRNIGVYGFGGLIVPFIGIKLIDLVVQFIPGLR; encoded by the coding sequence ATGTCGTCCACCCTTACTCCCGCTCCCGTCGACCAGGCGCAGGCTGCCGAGCAGCCGCACCGCGTCTCGTCCGGCCTGCTCGACCCCAAGCTGATCATCGCCTCCCTGCCGGACGCGGTGAAGAAGCTCGACCCGCGGGTCATGATCAAGAACCCGGTCATGTTCGTGGTCGAGGTCGGCTCGGTGGTCACCACCATCGACGCGATCGCCAAGCCCTCGGTCTTCGCCTGGGCGATCACCGTCTGGCTCTGGCTCACGGTGATCTTCGCCAACCTGGCCGAGGCCGTGGCCGAGGGCCGCGGCAAGGCGCAGGCCGACACGCTGCGCCGCACCAAGACCGAGACGATGGCCCGCCGCCTCGTCAACTGGCCCACCTCGCAGGCCGAGGAGGAGGTGGCCGGCACCGAGCTGCGGCTCGGCGACCACGTGGTGGTCGAGGCCGGCCAGATCATCCCCGGCGACGGTGACGTGGTCGAGGGCGTCGCCAGCGTCGACGAGTCGGCGATCACCGGCGAGTCCGCGCCGGTGATCCGCGAGTCCGGCGGTGACCGCAGCGCGGTCACCGGTGGCACCAAGGTGCTCTCCGACAAGATCGTGGTGAAGATCGCCTCGGAGCCCGGCAAGTCCTTCATCGACCGGATGATCGCCCTGGTCGAGGGCGCCGCCCGGCAGAAGACGCCGAACGAGATCGCGCTCAACATCCTGCTGGCCTCGCTGACCATCGTCTTCCTGGTCACCGTCGCCGCGCTGCAGCCGATGGCCGCCTTCGCCGGCGCCCCGCAGACCCTGATCGTCCTGGTCTCGCTGGTCGTCGCGCTGATCCCGACCACGATCGGCGCGCTGCTCTCCGCGATCGGCATCGCCGGTATGGACCGCCTGGTGCAGCGCAACGTGCTGGCCATGTCGGGCCGTGCGGTCGAGGCCGCCGGTGACGTCAACACCCTGCTGCTGGACAAGACCGGCACCATCACCCTGGGCAACCGCCAGGCCGCCGAGTTCCTGCCCGCCACCGGCGTGGAGTCCGACGAGCTCGCCGACGCCGCGCAGCTCTCCAGCCTGGCCGACGAGACCCCCGAGGGTCGCTCGATCGTGGTGCTGGCCAAGACCGAGTACGGTCTGCGGGCCCGCGCCCAGGGCGAGCTGACCAACGCCACCTGGGTCCCGTTCACCGCCCAGACCCGCATGTCGGGTGTGGACCTGGACGAGGCCGACGGCATCCACTCGGTGCGCAAGGGCGCGGCCGGCTCGGTCACCCGCTGGGTCGCCGAGAACGGCGGCACGGTCGGCGACGACATCGCGCAGCTGGTCGACGGCATCTCCGCCGCCGGTGGCACCCCGCTGGTGGTGGCCAACAAGATCGGCAACGCTCCGGCTCGCGCACTTGGGGTCATCTACCTCAAGGACGTGGTCAAGGAGGGCATGAAGGAGCGCTTCGACGAGCTCCGCCGGATGGGCATCAAGACCATCATGATCACGGGCGACAACCCGCTGACCGCCAAGGCGATCGCGGAAGAGGCCGGCGTGGACGACTTCCTCGCCGAGGCCACGCCCGAGGACAAGATGGCCCTGATCAAGAAGGAGCAGGAGGGTGGCAAGCTGGTCGCGATGACCGGTGACGGCACCAACGACGCTCCGGCGCTGGCCCAGGCCGACGTGGGTGTGGCGATGAACACCGGCACCATGGCGGCCAAGGAGGCCGGCAACATGGTGGACCTGGACTCCAACCCCACCAAGCTGATCGAGATCGTCGAGATCGGCAAGCAGCTGCTCATCACCCGCGGCGCGCTCACCACCTTCTCGATCGCCAACGACGTCGCGAAGTACTTCGCGATCATCCCGGCGATGTTCGCCTCGGTCTACCCGGGCCTGCAGCACCTCAACATCATGGATCTGCACAGCCCGAAGTCCGCGATCACCTCGGCGATCATCTTCAACGCCCTGGTCATCATCGGCCTCATCCCGCTCGCCCTGCGCGGTGTGAAGTACCGTCCTTCCGACGCCAGTTCGCTGCTCCGCCGGAACATCGGGGTCTACGGCTTCGGCGGTCTGATCGTGCCGTTCATCGGTATCAAGCTGATCGACCTCGTCGTCCAGTTCATCCCCGGTCTGCGCTGA
- the kdpC gene encoding K(+)-transporting ATPase subunit C, with protein sequence MSKPLPTSVRTHFSALRMLLVLTVILGIAYPLLVTGISQVAFSQKANGSIVKDAGGKEIGSSLLGQNYNLPKKDPNDPKEVAQPDPKFFQPRPSAAGYDPHGSAATNLGPNSDTLLKSVNDARAAIAAFDGVDPASVPADAVTSSGSGLDPDISVAYANEQVDRVAKARNVSVDAVKALVSKYTDGRSLGFLGNPGVNVVLLNNAVNELK encoded by the coding sequence ATGTCCAAGCCACTGCCCACCTCGGTGCGCACCCACTTCTCCGCCCTGCGGATGCTGCTGGTCCTGACGGTGATCCTCGGCATCGCCTACCCGCTGCTGGTCACCGGCATCAGCCAGGTCGCCTTCTCGCAGAAGGCCAACGGCTCGATCGTCAAGGACGCCGGCGGCAAGGAGATCGGCTCCAGCCTGCTGGGCCAGAACTACAACCTGCCCAAGAAGGACCCGAACGACCCGAAGGAGGTGGCGCAGCCGGACCCGAAGTTCTTCCAGCCCCGCCCCTCCGCCGCGGGCTACGACCCGCACGGCTCGGCGGCCACCAACCTGGGCCCGAACAGCGACACCCTGCTGAAGTCGGTCAACGACGCCCGCGCCGCGATCGCCGCCTTCGACGGCGTCGACCCGGCCAGCGTGCCGGCCGACGCGGTCACCTCCTCCGGCTCCGGCCTGGACCCGGACATCTCGGTGGCCTACGCCAACGAGCAGGTCGACCGGGTGGCCAAGGCCCGCAACGTGTCCGTCGACGCGGTCAAGGCACTGGTCAGCAAGTACACCGACGGCCGCTCGTTGGGCTTCCTCGGCAACCCCGGCGTTAACGTTGTCCTGCTCAACAACGCTGTCAACGAGCTGAAGTGA